One Gossypium arboreum isolate Shixiya-1 chromosome 13, ASM2569848v2, whole genome shotgun sequence genomic window, AATCAATTATCACAATGTTGAGACCAATACTACTTTGTTAAACCACATTAAATTGTACTGCTAAGTTGAAATCTAGTTTATAGATGAATACGATTAATCAACCCTTCAAATAAtagtaaagattttaaaaatcaaaatttttagaaTCAAACTAGTGATTGAACTGACCAAGTTACCAATTCATCGATCTGATTGATTCATCCGGTTCAAttaagaaaatcattaaaaaattcataaaagataaaaaaaatgttgacaaataaaaaattcagattcaaccaatccataccggtTCCTGAATCAACCAATCTGATGCCTCTTCGAATTGATGCCCCAACCAATTCCCAATCCAACCGGTCCGGATCAAAAACCATGCTAAAAATGTGTTAgcttattaattttatttgttattGCCTATTCTAATTAAAAAAATGGATTTATTCTAAAAGGAAGTTACAAGTTCAATAACTTGTGATAGCACTTCAATACTAATTCTCCTGTACCAAAAAGCTTCAATACTACTTCCTATCTTTTTATATCATAACAAGCACGGAATTTTCGAATTCACAGATAAATAAGTCAGTTACTTAACCTATGTTCACAATAGCACAGCTGAGCTAACTGATAGAGTcctaaattaaaatgaaaagggTAAAACAACTAAAATTGAATTGCTAGACGACCTTTATCCAAACCAAAATTGCTACGCTCAATTATAACATTCCAAGTATGAAACAAAGCAACCGGAACTTAACTGAGGACTAGACGGACTTAGATTGTATCTTAGAATTTGAGAATGGAAAGGGTAATTAATAATGTGCTGAGCTTCTTTAAATCTGGATTTTAATCAATTACCTCCCTGCATAAACTCGTTGATGGTGGGAGTGCTTTAGATAAAGTCAGCCTCCAATTGCGTGATTCATCCTGTTAGCTGAACCTGAAAATCCGTCAATGGTGCTTCAAGGGTACATCCTACGTTCCTCCAATGAGACTAGATGTAGCTTCCTCGTCGATTCAAGGCAACATTTCTCTTTCTGGTGCCCAGCATAGAAGAAGTGTGTTGAGCTCTTCTCTGAGCACCTGTACAGAAAATTAATTCACAACAAAAATAAGTATTGATATCAGAAATTAATAGACATTTATTCTTGAGTCTGGATGAAATTTCAGGTTGCTGGATTATAAATGGTTTCCTTTACTTTTAGCTTTATTCTTTGATCTCATGCATCTACAAATGCCTAGCATGCAATCCATTACTAGAACCGGAAAACAATTAGCGTATATTCTTTTACACACACAACATAGAGCCAGatcaataaatattataaaagcaGGGGAAGAACTGACCAAGCTTACCCTATTCAACTTAGAAGGGAGCCTCAAGTGATTCATCCCAAACTTCTGCACTTCCATTGGAGGCATCTTCAACATCATCTTCCATTGAAAGCCTAATATATTCTCGATGTGCAAAACGGTCCCATTCTGTCAATGTAGGATTCTCACGCTCCTGTTTTATTCCAAAACTTGCATACAAGTGAGATGATATACAGTTCATCTTTTTGGGTAATGAATATACAGTTCATTTTCAAAGTAAATAAATGATGAAAGTGTCTGACACAGTTACCTGACGAATGAGGAATGGATCGCGAGTTTCAAAAGCCATGAATTTGTTAAGATTGAAAAGGATATTGAAAACACTTCCAGATAGTTTAGAACCTTTCAGGTCACGCAACATGATATAACTCTCATCCTGCAAACAAGAAATTTCAATTGTCAAACATGTAAAATAGTCAGTCTTCACTAGCAGTGTATATGAAACAAGCACTCAATGGAAACTCAGCTACTAAACCAGCATATAGTAAAAAGGCAGTTCTAGGTGTAATTCACTCAGCGTTAAATAGCACAAAATGATCTAATTCTAAAGCAGCAATGCCATGAATAACATGCTTCAAGAGGAAAATGAAAACAGACAAACTGACCTCTGGACAATTGTACGCAACAGTTTACCATTGAAGGTGAAAAGTGCTCTTGAAAAATGCCGTGAAAAAGTGCTTTCGAAAAATTCAATGGTGTTTACCATTGCAGTCTATAAGTGCTTTTGGGAAGATAAAAAGTCTATTTTGGACATGATGTTGTAAAGTGGAAGATTTAATGAGGGGATAAAAACTAATTTTATTGAAAAGCACTTTTCTAAAAgccaaaagctaaaaattttggctttttgactTGGCTTAAAATCCCAGCTTAAAATCAAGGTTTGGTTTGAAAAGCTGcttgttttccaaatttttcgGTTTGAGAACATGGCACTTTTCAACCTAAATGGTAAACACAACCTAAGTTTGAAATTATAAGGGGAACTTAGGAAATACAAGTACTATGATTCATTTCCAGGAACACACTGCCATATGTGCCATATTATTATTAAGCAGTCAAGGAGATGAAAAGGGAGTAATGATAAAAAGGCAAACCTGCGGTTTAATCATGTCAATCATCTGACACAAGATGTCCTCAAAGAGCACAGGCTCCTGTGCCATGCATTCCATTCGGTGCAACTGCTCCTCATAAAAGAATTGCATTTCATTACGAGTTAGAACTCCATTGCCATCCAAATCTATGCACTTGAACCTATAAAAGTAAGAAAATGTGCTAATTACTGACTAGTAATAGTATAGTTCCCATCCTGCCAAACTATGTTTGAGTATTCCGCAAGAGAGAACAAAGGCACAAAAATGAGATTTAAAATATGATAAGATTGGGAAAACGAGCCAAGAAAAGAAGTTACTCAGAAATCCAATCTTAATGTGATCATTCATAACCTCCACCACCTCAAAACACAATGCTATTTCTCAACCTCTGATACCCAGGGCAGAAAATATTAAGGCAAATATTTCTAAAGCTACTAATGAATCATTTACAAATATTTCTAAAGCTACTAACAAAACATTTACAAAATTTGTTCTTTTGACAGATCTTTCTGAATTTTTGGGTGAGAAGTGCAGAAAAGCTATTTCAAATTTTTTGGGTGACTTTTTCAAACAAGTGAGCTCCTATGAAGTAGAGGCATAATAAATTCAAGACTATGATATTCTTATGTCTATAAAGAAAGAGCACAAAAGATACCAATACTCAAGACTAGGCTCAGATGACTTGTCCTCCTCTGCAAGGATGAAGTAAACAAAATCTTCATAACCCATCTTTCCTTCAGCCTTACTGGTAAACTTTCTTGGGACCTAAGATGATATGGAAGTTCAatatttgtaaataaataaacaaatcaatgaaacagaaaaaaaaaaaaatagaagaggATGGTCGAACAGACAAAGTTCAATTAATAAAGAACTTCTTTGTGCAGGTAGAATGTGGTTTGGACCAAGGAACAAAAATATCATGAGACTCACAAACCTGAGAAAATATTCTATCGACAATTCGGTAGGTAAGCGCATGGTTACCATATCTGATAAGGTTCTCCTTGTCAATCAAGAAAT contains:
- the LOC108463907 gene encoding probable serine/threonine protein phosphatase 2A regulatory subunit B''delta isoform X2; this encodes MSRISQFFAGHPEGLQLQEFKLVTKEVCKLPSFFSPSLFKKIDVNSTGLVTRDAFVDYWVNGNLLTKDVATQIYTLLKQPYLNYLVQDDFKPLLQELLATHPGLEFLQSTPEFQERYAETVIYRIYYYINRSGTGHLTLRELKRGNLIDAMLHCDEEEDINKVLRYFSYEHFYVIYCKFWELDTDHDFLIDKENLIRYGNHALTYRIVDRIFSQVPRKFTSKAEGKMGYEDFVYFILAEEDKSSEPSLEYWFKCIDLDGNGVLTRNEMQFFYEEQLHRMECMAQEPVLFEDILCQMIDMIKPQDESYIMLRDLKGSKLSGSVFNILFNLNKFMAFETRDPFLIRQERENPTLTEWDRFAHREYIRLSMEDDVEDASNGSAEVWDESLEAPF